The following coding sequences are from one Culex quinquefasciatus strain JHB chromosome 1, VPISU_Cqui_1.0_pri_paternal, whole genome shotgun sequence window:
- the LOC119769471 gene encoding uncharacterized protein LOC119769471 has translation MVVNTAVRVSTPSPTEQPQFSSGSPGDQQFTANRRGYWSFHPFPVTPHQHQQHHPRFLYTMYSPSFNPYSSGPAASLDGPPYPVYSSAPDMSQGYGTKYGPPSSGPSSYGPPSGHGGGSSYGPPPSSSGGYDYHPAPPQPAHHHHHSHTSIPVHFSSGKSKKGKGGALSALTLLAFLYFLNLLQSCLKEHMDTMNPTVMVMTAGATRRKDFGSVLLTGQDGTDAELAADEQDEDEGEYEVGGGYAANDDEKYHLLTSSKTNRTRGGQSFFGGGGTHYRRTKQNQRGREDQRKKDRNRQYYREEEAEEVYEEY, from the exons ATGGTCGTCAACACGGCAGTTCGCGTCTCGACACCGTCGCCAACGGAGCAACCGCAGTTCTCTTCCGGGAGTCCCGGCGACCAGCAGTTCACCGCGAACCGCCGCGGGTATTGGTCCTTCCATCCGTTCCCGGTAACTCCGCACCAACACCAGCAGCACCATCCCCGATTCCTGTACACGATGTACTCGCCCAGCTTCAATCCGTACTCCTCGGGGCCAGCGGCCTCGCTCGACGGTCCACCGTATCCGGTTTACTCCAGTGCGCCGGACATGTCCCAAGGGTACGGGACCAAGTACGGACCACCCTCGAGCGGACCCAGCAGCTATGGACCGCCAAGTGGCCACGGTGGAGGATCCTCGTACGGACCACCCCCGTCCTCGTCCGGTGGGTACGACTACCATCCGGCACCGCCCCAGCCGgcccaccatcaccaccactcGCACACCTCGATTCCGGTGCACTTTTCCTCGGGAAAGTCCAAAAAAGGCAAGGGAGGGGCGCTGTCGGCGTTGACGCTGTTGGCGTTTCTGTACTTTCTGAACCTGCTGCAGAGTTGTTTGAAGGAGCACATGGACACGATGAATCCGACG GTCATGGTAATGACGGCCGGTGCCACCCGGCGGAAGGACTTCGGTTCGGTGTTGCTGACCGGACAGGATGGAACCGACGCGGAACTGGCCGCCGATGAGCAGGACGAAGATGAAGGAGAGTACGAAGTGGGTGGCGGTTACGCAGCGAATGACGACGAGAAGTATCACCTGCTGACGTCTAGCAAGACCAATCGAACGCGGGGTGGCCAAAGCTTCTTCGGTGGAGGAGGTACTCACTATCGGCGAACCAAGCAGAATCAACGTGGACGGGAGGATCAGAGAAAAAAGGACAGAAATCGTCAGTACTATCGGGAGGAGGAAGCGGAAGAGGTGTATGAAGAGTATTGA